One Glycine soja cultivar W05 chromosome 7, ASM419377v2, whole genome shotgun sequence genomic window, GAGATGGAACTGAGCATGCCACCCTTGTATGGCGGCAGCAACACGAGCGACACGTTCATCAGCGATGCGAACTTCGACACCAACATGGTGATCATTCTGGCAGCGCTGCTGTGCGCTTTGATATGCGTGCTAGGCCTGAACTTCATCGCGCAGTGCGTGCTGCAGTGCGGGTAGCGCTTCGGCGACGAGACGGCGAATCAGGTGACTGGCGGGGACGGGGCTAAAGCGCCGCGAGCTCAGCCGCATCTCAGTCGCAGTGTACGGCGCTGCCGACGAAAGCACGATTCCGACAACAAAGTGCCCCATATGCCTTGACGAGTGCAACCACGGGTTCCACGTGAGGTGCATTAACATGTGGCTTCTGTCACATTCCTCGTGCCCCAATTGTCGCCACTCGCTCCTCGAGAAACCCACGGTTGCGTCGGAAAGTGGGTCAGGGCAGCTTAGCGaggtggtggtgatggtggaACGAAGTGGACATGGACAAAGTCGTAGAACGTTTGACATACCTCTCAGACATTGACACGTGTTAATCAACGTCACTTGCTAATGGTTAACGTTCAATTGTGGCCTGGGGGACCAACATTGCGTGATTTTAATAAATACGAGGacaaaatttgtgaattaatttACCAGGGGACAATCCAAAATTAGAGACAAAATGAGagaccaaatttacaattttgtctTAACTATATGCATATGAATGATTACTTCAAATTTCATAAGGGAAGACGATTCTAACACTTAGTAAGCACTACATTTTTTCATGCACCAAAGATATGCTACACTACACATAAGCAtgcattttttaacataatgacCAAATCTATTACAATACAAGATGCCTTTACACAAAAAGCTATTGCTATAAAAACCTTCTGATGGGGAAGTAACGAGATGGGGAAAAACATTGAATTTACATAATTTCACTCATCCCTTACCCAAAATCTGTACACAATTGGGGGGTGTAGCGTGGTATACCATTTACTCTAATAATGCCAAACGCAGCCGGTTGGTAATTGTAAGGATCCCTCAACGAACTCAACTCAAAGATGTTAGGAAAACAAGCATTACTCTAGGCATGAGAGCATGCATAAGTAACTAGTTACAAGTGACATGTGAAAGTGCtagtaatgataaaataaaaaaactaaaatgtgtTGTCTCCAATCAATCTTCTAGTTGGTTGCCAAGTTCAAAGCACATTGTCATGAGTCTGAGATGGTCTTGGATTTGAAAAACTTTGCAACTTCCTGATACAGATTCTCTTCCTCAAATGGCTTTGAGACGTATCCATCCATGCCACATTTCACGCACTTGTCGTACGTAGCAAGGATCACATCAGCTGTCATGGCCAGTATAGGTACATGCCACTCACTGCCATTCATCTCCTCATTTGCCTTGCTCTCCATCATCCGAATTCTACTAGTTGCTTCAAATCTGCAAAATGTGTAACATCTGTTTAGATGGTTTCCCCAAGTCCATGCATATCTCAATTTTCCTCACATGAATCAACACATTTTCCTCACATGTAACAAACTCTTATGAATACATAATATGATAATACATATggattaaaagtataaaattccATGTATTCGAACTTTCACATCTTGCCAGCTTGGTCTATCTTTTATGGTTGGAACATGAAGAGAAGAACCATACAGAATGCTGTGAGATCAGTATCTTATTTTGCCAACCCACTTTTTCCCTATACTCCATCCTTTTTTCATTCTAAATTGAATGAGGCATCAAAAATCTTTACAACCAAGCTTAATTACGAAGCCAAAGCTATGTAGTACAAAAGTACAATTTATATTTGagcttattttaacataatagtCAATAATAGCCTCAAGAGGAATGCAATTTATATGAGCTGATTTTAACGCTCTCTAACACTCTTTCTAATACTCTCTATGATAGGTTGAATTTTATTGGAAATCATCAATTCTGATGGTTCCACTTATTAATCAAGAGAAAGAATTATTAAATGAGGAGTGAGTCCTACCAAAATTGgtgatttttagtatatttcaatcaatcataGAGTGTGTTAGAAAGAGAGCGTCGCTAGCATTTCTCATAGCGTCAATCCTGTTATATGTGATGCATCTTGACAAAGGCTATACTCCCGGCTAATATTAACTAAGTGCAACTTCCTAGACACTAGCAATTAACAGGTGGACACTAAAGGCATTTATCATGTGATACACGAATCTattaagtataaaatatttcCAACATATAAAGCAAGAAAAGAAGCAATAATAGCCAATATAAATGTGTACCCGTCCATTTCTGGCATTTGGATGTCCATGAAGCAAGCATCAAAATTGTGAGGCAATTGCAGCATTTCAAGGGCGACTTTGCCACTTTCAGCACACTTCACATCAGCTCCAAACTTCTTTAGTGCACCTGCTGCAACCCTCCGGTTTACCCCATTGTCATCAACCACCAAAATTTTCTTTCCATAGAGAAGGCTATGTAGAAAACCATTAGGCATGTCTTTCCCTAGCTGCCTCTTCTTCCCCATACCCAAAACTTGCTGAAGACAAGCAGCCACCATACTAGCTCTCAGAGGCTTCATGATCACAGTATCAGTGAAACCCGTGAACTTAGCTTTATCAAATTCGGCATTACTAATATTGGTTGCCAGAAGGATCATTTTAGGCATCTTAATCGTACGACCATTATGTTTCCATGTATTGAAAATGCCATCCTCTCCAGTTATCCATGTGTCCTTCTCAACCATGATAATATCAGGCTGGAACATTCTGCCACATCCAAGTAGTTTCACTCAGTGAATAAACTGAACCAAGCAACTTAAaccatagaagaaaaaaataatagcatATATTCTTCAAATGtcattcatttattaaaaaacaaattcctTAGCATTTGATGTCTGAatagaaatatgaaaataatgaaacatagtatcttccattttcttttcttttcttcctcccCTACTCCCTCTCtcgtggaaaaaaaaaatagtcaaaagCAGTTTCACGATATAACTTTAAAGAATAATGCAAGCCTTATAAAGGAAAAACTAGAAcaactaaaatatcaaaatcaacATTAAGCTTTGTAAAGGCACATCCAAGAAATACACCATGAATTGATTTCAAATTGAAGATAACtgaaacataaccaaaagacaTTTGAAACCTCACTGGGATTGAAAAATAGCTACATTGAAACTTAGCCATTGAGACATGACTATGCCATTACGCCTTTTTATATATCAAACACAAACCCTAAAATCTAGTAGTGGGACCATAGCAGAGGATAGACACCCTGATaaaactgcagaatatgttttcCAATAAACTTGCAAAGTCAatttaaaggttttttttttcacaagcaTATGTTACAACAATAGCAAAATGTTGATACCACTTTGTTTATAATCACTTTCAGTTTCTTCATAATTAACACCAATTCTgtctataagaaaaaaaaatcaaaatagagaTGGAATAATAGAACTTACCCCGATTTCAAAGAACCACTCTTACCACATAAAGCAACAGCCTTACTGATCCTATTTGCAACTTTAACTAGTATCCCTAGTCTCTTCAAATGGTATCTAGTCACAGCAGCTCTAACAGGCTTCCCATCAACCACAATGACTTTCATCCCTCTAAAACTTGAAGGCAGATCTTCcaaatttttcttcttgttggTAACTGAACTTTTCTTAAATGCTTCACAAACTGCAGTAAAAGAAAAGGTGCTCCCAACCTGGGGTCGACTTATGAAGTTTATCTGACCACCCATTAGCTCAACCAGACATTTACTGATACTCAAGCCAATACCAGTACCCCCATAATTTCGTGAGGTTGAGCTGTCAGCCTGCACAAATGGCATGAATATCCCATCCTGAGCTGAGAAAGGAAttccaattccagtgtcctccACGCACACCCTCAAGGTGACTTGCTCAGAAGATTCACAAGCAGCCATTGTTTCTCTAGAAGAATCAAGGCCATATTCTTCGTCAGCGATTAGATGCTTAAAATTATCCCAACTATTCCGTTCATCGGCAGCTTCACATCCACTTAAGGTTTTGAAATGATAATCACCAGATATATGGAAAACTTCATCTGATTCTCCATTTAGAAAAGTATCGTGTTTTCCATTCATTATGGACTTTCGATTGTCTGCTAGATGAACTTTAACAAATATATGCCCTTGTTCAGTAAACTGCAAGATGTGCAAATTAATTAGTAATGTTATCAACAAGTACCTTGTGAATAAAATTTGGCGTACACAAGGGAGAGAATAAATATGAAGGATTCAAGCATCAATATCAATGCTTTCTTCCACAGCTGCTCactgtgggggggggggggagaagaAAAGTGAAGAAGATTGAAACAgttagaaacttagaatggcatTTCCAAATGCAAATAACATCCAACAGATGAACAAACTATGAAAATTCCACTTACTTTAACAGAGTTGCCAACAAGATTTGTTATTATTTGTCTGAATCTCCCAGGATCTCCCATGACAATATCCGGAACTTTGTCAGAAACAAACACAGCCAGCTTTACTTCCACAATTGACAATATGAGTTCAGGTTGAGGTTCAGTATGAGCATCAGGAACATGAAAATCGAGTGGCATAAGACACCAAAAAGGTGACAAAGAGATGAAAGAACAGTATAAGTTCATCAATCAAAAAAATAGAATGgtgaaattttataactttgacAAAGCAAACCTATGATATGGCATTTATAGTAGGTTAATCAACAATTAAACATACCTCTAAACCTTTGTGTCTAGATTTCtcagaaaaaagagaaagaacatcATCAATTATGGAACGAAGATCAAATGGAACAGCCTCCAGCTCTAGCTTGCCAGCTTCAATTTTAGCACGGTCAAGCACCTCATTTATTAATGTTATGAGTGCCTTTCCACATGCTTGAGCAGTCTGAGCATAATCTCGTTGGGTTGAACTCAATTCTGTATCTAGAAGCAGAGCAAGCATTCCTACagtaattttaagttaaatgaTACCAACATCAATAGAAaagcaaaagttatgaaagcATATATCACACTTTTGTTAATAAGATAGAGAAACAGATTCTTGAAGTTACCTAAAATACCATTCATGGGTGTTCTAATTTCATGAGAGACCGTAGCTAGaaactgaaattaaaaacaaaatttaggtAATTGTGATCAGCAAGTAATCCTGGAAATAATGAACCCTGATAACAATATGCCAGAAAAATTACCTGGGACTTGGCAATATCAGCTGCTTCTGCTCGGACTTTCAATTCCTCCATTGCATGGAAATCATCTTCAACTTTGACAATATGGTTTCCAGCACCATATAAAATGTAACCcactaaaaaaagaatcacaaagaATAGGAATGCCGTGGTAAGAGCTATCCAGTTTGTCGGTGCCTTCTGATGGTACCTGTTCAAAAATTTGATGATAACTATCAGTTGACAAGTAAAAACATTAAAGGTCCTTACAGAAAAAAGTACAGCAGCCAGAAGCACCTACCTACATATCATCTGATGTTTCCTGTATGGATCTCCAAAATCAAGCTTGCTTTCATGCACAAGAGACATATCGCCTTCTTCATATAGGTTCCCATACATGACTAGGGGATTAgtatagtttgtaatatcatatacattcaccaaaatTGCTTGGTTACCATCAAGTTGCCCAAGTAAATTCTTTACAAGGGACTCAACATCAAAGGATCCTCCAACATATCTGATGTCAATTAGAAATTTATTCAATACATTAGGACACTAAGAAGCTTAGTGTAAACATAAAGCCACAAGATTGAAACAAGGTAAAGAGGCTTGTCGATGTAAGCAACTATAGaactaaaagttaaaactaCATTTTAGACAGGACAGGATGCAAACCACACAACACAAGCATCCTGCCTCTTACATACAGCTCTGAATTCAATAATTGAGGgccatgaaaatacaaaaaccaAAAGAACAATTTTAAAGAAGAGGAATTATTGGTAAAATaggaataataaaaatttaattggttAACTATATTGaatgttaaataaattgttaattaataaacattaacCAGTTAATTGGTTGTGCCATTTGCATCGCCAACAGTTGTCCTCAAACTCTCTGATAGTGATCAGGGGAAATGGCTATGGCACCCAAGGTGGTATTGATGGAAATAAAACTGGTAGCACAAAGTGGCAGGTATTGTGATACTGATACCATTAAAATGTAGTGGTCACAGCTTTAATAGTTAGCATCAGTCATGATCTAATGGAGAAAGAAGCCGCAGCAGCTTTCATTGATTAGTAGAAAAATGTGATATTATTTGACACACAGTGTTGTCATTATTATTTAGGGTATGAAAATAACATACAAGCAtaacaactaaaaaatatactatatgTCATTTAACACAAAGAATCGCCAAGTATATCACAAAAGAAAACTTGAAAAACAAATAGAAGTGAAACTAAAACCCACCCTGCAGTTGCTTCAATGCGTTCTTCCACTGTTGGCTTCTGAGGGAGCTTAGATTTGTACACAGGGAATGTTAAAACCACACCGAGATGGTGAGAACCCAAAAGACTGAAAGGACTAGTCAGAACCGCCTTCCCAGTGGCTCTAGCCCTTAAAATGTTTTCTCGGTCCTCCTGAACATGCAAAGGCAAAATTTTGAGTGAAAATTTAACAATATATAAGCAGTAAATAGAATAATGTTCGGCAGTGTTGTAATCTACCTCCCCAGACATCATATCAAGAGACTCAAGATATGAGACAGTTTCTTGCGCGAATATCACCGGTGCATACTCATCTCTAACCAGTGAAGACTTTCTTTCCATTGTTTTTATAACCCATCCATGTTCTTTCTCAAATCTCTCCCTCTCAGAGTTAACAACTCTTTGCGCATAGGCCACACCACTCAGTAACGGCCGTTCAAATGCTGTCCGGGCAGTGTACTCAGCAAAGGTTTCCTATTTTATTATGAACAATGGATGGAGATATTTAGTTATTTACACAATTTGAGCAATAAGTAGAAGTGTGAAAATCCCaaatagcatttcatttctttcaaaccATTACATATAATATCATGCTTAGCTTGTATCAAATCAAGATTAAAGTGGAAGATCAAGCTCTAACCTGGTCAATGGCAGAAGGGTATCTGTAGTAATGGAAGGTTGAAACAAGGATGGCAAGGGCATGGACATGGTTAACACTAACACTAAACTGGTCTTGCAACATTCTTGCCCTTTGATCACAGAGGCTACCCAAAACCTCTTTCCTTCGGACTTTAGTGTCATCATCCATTTTGCTATAGATGCACCAACTGATCAAAGCCATTAGCAGGATCCACAGCAGCAGAAACTTTGGAAGCCAAGCTCTATGAGCCTGAATGAATGTGTACTTTCTCTTAGACCCCATTTGATCATGTAACCTCAAAGCCACAGGATGGTGGCTCTGCATCTTCAAACTAAGACCCATCAGCAAGTAATTCACACTCTCCCTAGTTTCCCTGGGCTGTTATGTTCCCTTGCTCACCTTCTGCCTTAGAGAAGCCCCAAGAAGAGAAATTTATAGTTAGTGCTCACATAGTAGAGTTAGCTTTCTTTAAAGTTATGACGAAATTGCAGACACTTTTCTCTGTTGGTGCTAGAAAAGAAAAGGGATCACAGAACAAAACTCCATGTAAAAGCATCATCACAGCATTGTTTTGCGTGATTCAAAACATGAGAAAGGGCAAGCACAAACACACTAAGCATAATGAAGGATTGGCCAAttccctctctttctctctcctaaCAAGCAAAACGCA contains:
- the LOC114419322 gene encoding histidine kinase 4-like yields the protein MGLSLKMQSHHPVALRLHDQMGSKRKYTFIQAHRAWLPKFLLLWILLMALISWCIYSKMDDDTKVRRKEVLGSLCDQRARMLQDQFSVSVNHVHALAILVSTFHYYRYPSAIDQETFAEYTARTAFERPLLSGVAYAQRVVNSERERFEKEHGWVIKTMERKSSLVRDEYAPVIFAQETVSYLESLDMMSGEEDRENILRARATGKAVLTSPFSLLGSHHLGVVLTFPVYKSKLPQKPTVEERIEATAGYVGGSFDVESLVKNLLGQLDGNQAILVNVYDITNYTNPLVMYGNLYEEGDMSLVHESKLDFGDPYRKHQMICRYHQKAPTNWIALTTAFLFFVILFLVGYILYGAGNHIVKVEDDFHAMEELKVRAEAADIAKSQFLATVSHEIRTPMNGILGMLALLLDTELSSTQRDYAQTAQACGKALITLINEVLDRAKIEAGKLELEAVPFDLRSIIDDVLSLFSEKSRHKGLELAVFVSDKVPDIVMGDPGRFRQIITNLVGNSVKFTEQGHIFVKVHLADNRKSIMNGKHDTFLNGESDEVFHISGDYHFKTLSGCEAADERNSWDNFKHLIADEEYGLDSSRETMAACESSEQVTLRVCVEDTGIGIPFSAQDGIFMPFVQADSSTSRNYGGTGIGLSISKCLVELMGGQINFISRPQVGSTFSFTAVCEAFKKSSVTNKKKNLEDLPSSFRGMKVIVVDGKPVRAAVTRYHLKRLGILVKVANRISKAVALCGKSGSLKSGMFQPDIIMVEKDTWITGEDGIFNTWKHNGRTIKMPKMILLATNISNAEFDKAKFTGFTDTVIMKPLRASMVAACLQQVLGMGKKRQLGKDMPNGFLHSLLYGKKILVVDDNGVNRRVAAGALKKFGADVKCAESGKVALEMLQLPHNFDACFMDIQMPEMDGFEATSRIRMMESKANEEMNGSEWHVPILAMTADVILATYDKCVKCGMDGYVSKPFEEENLYQEVAKFFKSKTISDS